In Dyadobacter subterraneus, a single genomic region encodes these proteins:
- a CDS encoding DUF4374 domain-containing protein, whose translation MKKSYLQWFFVLGMGVFLSACSDDKTVDPGTDPVEVTESRYVVASTPIGSSGVADYLLTTSDLSQGTISTVGKGIEQDGSYRYYITHKNKFFSLLYGQGNPGAVTTYALDEKGELVKTSDFQSETVQVFATAGDDVLIIKVPRSGNESSSWFRINADQSKIVAEGQENIVKLAGNGERAHFTGATQVGDKVFAPYMSIKGAAPDVFGTAYPDSSWIAVFSYPTMKLEKVIKDNRTSFIGSYFNNGLAVDENGDAYGFSPASATNSGAASSTKPSAFVRIKKGTTEFDQSYFFNVQEKSGGYHIANQTYLSKGKVLLYMYGTVNTATGNKRLAIADLYNQTFTWVTGAPEAIASSSASYNNNTVSADGKTVYVGINTDAGSWVYGVDIAAATAKQGLKVEGGAITAIVKVK comes from the coding sequence ATGAAAAAGTCATATTTACAGTGGTTTTTTGTGTTGGGAATGGGTGTGTTTTTAAGCGCATGCAGTGATGACAAAACCGTAGATCCGGGTACAGATCCTGTTGAAGTTACCGAGTCAAGATACGTGGTTGCGTCAACACCGATTGGTTCTTCCGGCGTGGCCGATTATCTGCTTACCACAAGCGATCTTTCACAAGGAACGATCAGTACGGTAGGAAAAGGAATTGAGCAGGATGGTTCATACCGTTATTATATCACCCATAAAAACAAGTTTTTCAGTTTGTTGTATGGCCAGGGAAATCCTGGTGCGGTTACCACTTATGCACTTGATGAAAAAGGAGAATTGGTAAAAACTTCTGATTTTCAAAGTGAAACGGTTCAGGTATTTGCCACTGCCGGAGATGACGTTTTGATTATCAAAGTGCCAAGAAGCGGGAATGAAAGTTCTTCATGGTTCAGAATCAATGCAGATCAATCTAAAATTGTTGCCGAAGGACAGGAAAATATCGTGAAACTTGCTGGAAACGGAGAACGCGCACATTTTACCGGAGCAACGCAGGTTGGAGACAAAGTTTTCGCTCCATATATGAGTATCAAAGGTGCTGCGCCGGATGTTTTTGGAACTGCATATCCGGACAGCAGCTGGATTGCCGTATTCTCTTATCCGACTATGAAGCTTGAAAAAGTGATTAAAGACAACAGAACAAGTTTCATTGGTTCATATTTCAACAATGGATTGGCTGTGGATGAAAACGGCGATGCTTATGGATTTTCACCTGCTTCTGCAACAAACAGCGGTGCGGCGTCATCTACAAAACCTTCTGCCTTTGTAAGAATTAAAAAAGGAACTACTGAGTTCGATCAAAGCTATTTCTTCAATGTACAGGAAAAATCAGGCGGTTATCACATTGCTAATCAGACTTATCTGAGTAAAGGTAAAGTGCTTTTGTACATGTATGGAACGGTAAATACTGCCACAGGAAATAAAAGACTTGCCATCGCAGATCTTTACAACCAGACTTTTACCTGGGTTACAGGAGCTCCGGAAGCGATCGCTTCTTCCTCTGCTTCTTACAACAACAATACTGTTAGCGCGGATGGAAAAACAGTTTACGTAGGAATTAATACCGACGCAGGAAGCTGGGTTTACGGAGTTGATATTGCTGCGGCAACTGCAAAACAAGGTTTGAAAGTTGAAGGCGGTGCAATTACGGCCATCGTAAAAGTGAAATAA
- a CDS encoding TonB-dependent receptor translates to MQISKILHTGILCALSIITFAQKSPVTISGHVKSADGELLPGAAVALKGTSFGTFTAADGKYNFEKVKPGAYQLTVSFMGYLAQSKQITVKEGEQPKINFHLESDTKELESVSVIGRRETKEINRQAYNVTAIDAKKLQNSTLDLSHALDRVSGVRVRESGGVGSNMNFSLNGFTGRQVKFFLDGVPMDNFGSSFQLNNIPINLAERVEVYKGVVPIWLGSDALGGAVNIVTNTKQNSYLDASYSYGSFNTHRTAINAGYTAKNGFTAQLNVFQNFSNNNYWINVDVADVNTGEYFRDQRLRRFHDTYHNETLIANVGVVGKKFADKLLVGITLGQNKAEIQTGARMVSVFGKWHRRGNIVMPSLKYQKKDLFFKGLNFNLSANYNLGQEQNIDTVYRRYNWFQQFKQYEGLGSERERSLYKFRNNNGLATANLSYQIDERHSITINNVYNTFNRKGKDELFPDADKYEQPRINTKNVLGLGYKFDYSDRWNTSVFVKQFSQHNKFSVSYNPSGNWGDVAYMDQKNSFSKLGYGVASTYFLYKNLQLKGSFEKSYRLPETDELFGDLLNLEGNIDLKPETSNNYNLGFSYQGNINKIHRFSIDANVLYRDAQGFIRPKLNANQTKQVMDNLADVTNFGVDGEVRYSFRQLFTAGVNLTYQDLRNNTKFEDGYTTESPLYRDRIPNMPFMFGNADAALFLKDFGKKGNTLTLGYNLLYVHAYYLYWPSLGSDKLDIPRQLSHDVNIVYAMANGKYNVALECKNMLDSKLYDNFSLQKPSRGFYVKLRYFISK, encoded by the coding sequence ATGCAAATTAGTAAAATTCTGCATACAGGGATACTTTGTGCCCTTTCAATCATAACTTTTGCCCAAAAATCTCCGGTAACGATTTCGGGTCATGTCAAATCTGCTGATGGCGAACTTTTGCCAGGTGCCGCAGTTGCGCTAAAAGGAACCTCTTTTGGCACATTTACCGCTGCTGACGGAAAATATAATTTCGAAAAAGTTAAACCAGGCGCTTACCAGCTCACGGTTTCTTTTATGGGTTATCTGGCTCAGTCAAAACAGATTACTGTAAAAGAAGGTGAGCAGCCAAAAATCAATTTTCATCTTGAATCTGATACGAAAGAACTGGAATCTGTTTCCGTTATCGGTCGGAGAGAAACAAAGGAAATTAATCGTCAGGCTTATAACGTAACGGCGATAGACGCCAAAAAACTTCAAAATTCAACACTCGATTTGTCACATGCACTTGATCGTGTTTCGGGCGTACGCGTTAGAGAAAGTGGTGGTGTCGGTTCTAACATGAACTTTTCTCTTAACGGATTTACCGGCCGACAGGTAAAATTCTTCCTGGACGGTGTTCCGATGGACAATTTCGGTTCATCTTTTCAGCTCAATAATATTCCGATCAATCTTGCTGAAAGGGTGGAGGTTTACAAAGGTGTCGTACCAATCTGGCTTGGTTCGGATGCTCTTGGCGGGGCTGTGAATATTGTCACAAATACAAAACAGAACAGTTATCTGGACGCATCGTATTCTTACGGATCGTTTAATACGCACCGTACCGCAATTAATGCCGGATATACTGCCAAAAATGGTTTTACTGCTCAGCTCAACGTGTTTCAGAATTTTTCAAACAATAATTACTGGATCAATGTGGACGTGGCCGACGTCAATACAGGTGAGTATTTCCGAGACCAGCGACTAAGAAGATTCCATGATACCTATCATAATGAAACGCTGATTGCGAATGTCGGCGTAGTTGGTAAAAAGTTTGCGGACAAGCTTTTGGTCGGGATAACATTGGGCCAAAATAAAGCTGAAATACAAACCGGCGCGCGCATGGTAAGTGTTTTTGGAAAATGGCACCGAAGAGGAAACATTGTGATGCCCAGCCTGAAATATCAAAAGAAAGATCTTTTTTTTAAAGGTTTGAATTTCAATCTTTCTGCAAATTATAATCTGGGGCAGGAACAAAACATTGACACCGTATATCGTCGTTACAACTGGTTTCAGCAATTCAAGCAATATGAAGGGCTGGGAAGCGAACGCGAAAGATCTCTGTACAAATTCAGAAATAATAACGGTCTGGCTACGGCGAATTTGAGCTACCAGATTGATGAGCGCCATTCTATCACAATAAACAACGTTTACAATACCTTCAACCGGAAAGGAAAAGACGAACTTTTTCCCGATGCCGACAAGTATGAACAGCCGCGTATTAATACTAAAAACGTTCTCGGTCTGGGTTATAAATTTGATTATAGCGACCGATGGAATACCTCCGTTTTTGTAAAGCAATTCTCCCAGCATAATAAGTTTTCGGTTTCCTACAATCCAAGTGGAAACTGGGGAGATGTGGCATACATGGATCAGAAAAACAGTTTTAGCAAACTGGGTTATGGAGTGGCGTCGACTTATTTTCTTTACAAAAATCTGCAATTAAAAGGCTCATTTGAAAAGAGTTACCGCTTGCCGGAAACAGATGAACTTTTCGGAGACCTGTTAAATCTGGAAGGAAATATTGACCTGAAACCGGAAACCAGTAATAACTACAATTTGGGATTCAGCTATCAGGGAAACATTAATAAAATCCACCGGTTTAGCATCGACGCCAATGTTTTATACCGTGATGCCCAGGGTTTTATCCGTCCAAAATTAAATGCCAACCAGACAAAACAGGTTATGGACAACCTTGCCGATGTTACCAATTTCGGTGTCGATGGTGAAGTGCGGTATTCTTTCCGACAATTGTTTACAGCAGGTGTCAATCTTACTTATCAGGATCTACGGAATAATACAAAATTTGAAGACGGCTACACCACAGAAAGTCCGCTTTACCGCGACCGGATTCCTAATATGCCATTCATGTTCGGAAACGCGGATGCGGCACTTTTCCTGAAAGATTTTGGCAAGAAAGGAAACACGCTGACTTTAGGTTACAATCTGCTTTATGTCCACGCTTACTACCTGTACTGGCCAAGTCTGGGAAGCGACAAACTGGACATTCCACGACAATTAAGCCATGATGTCAACATTGTTTATGCCATGGCAAATGGAAAGTATAACGTCGCTTTGGAATGTAAAAATATGCTCGACAGCAAGTTATACGACAATTTCAGTCTTCAAAAACCAAGCCGTGGTTTCTACGTTAAGCTTCGATACTTTATCAGCAAATAA